Proteins co-encoded in one Bacillus paramycoides genomic window:
- the polX gene encoding DNA polymerase/3'-5' exonuclease PolX has translation MKVNKKQVIKLLETIGLFMELKGANPFKISAFRKAAAALESDDRSLSEIEDFTKIPGIGKGTAAVIQEYIESGTSEVLQELEKEVPSSLLPLLKLPGLGGKKVAKLYKELGVVDMESLKAVCEENKVQALAGFGKKTEEKILEAIDQVGSRPERLPIAMVLPIAGEIEEKLSNIAEVIRFSRAGSLRRVRETVKDLDFIIATTEPAAVREHLLQFDNMIEVIASGDTKVSVRLQYEYDISIDFRLVKPEEFITTLHHFTGSKDHNVKMRQIAKDKGEKISEYGVENLETGEVKTFETEEEFFAHFGLPFIPPEVREDGKEIELIKEYPNLIQFSDIQGDLHMHTTWSDGAFSIEEMVQACRARGYKFMAITDHSQYLKVANGLTKERLREQAKEIERMNEKYPDITILRGIEMDILPDATLDFDDEVLAELDYVIGAIHSSFSQDRETIMKRLRAALENKHVTMIAHPTGRLLGRREGYDVDTDLLIELAKETNTVLELNANPNRLDLSAKLLKQAQDAGVKVAINTDAHTLEMLEDMETGVAAARKGWIQKDNVINTWDIERLLDYIKRNK, from the coding sequence ATGAAAGTAAATAAAAAACAAGTTATTAAATTATTAGAGACAATCGGCCTTTTTATGGAACTAAAGGGCGCGAATCCATTTAAAATATCGGCATTTCGTAAAGCGGCAGCAGCACTAGAAAGTGATGATCGTAGTCTTTCTGAGATTGAAGATTTTACGAAGATTCCGGGCATTGGAAAAGGAACAGCAGCAGTTATTCAAGAATATATAGAGTCGGGAACATCTGAAGTATTACAAGAGCTTGAAAAAGAAGTGCCAAGTAGCTTATTACCGTTATTAAAATTACCAGGACTTGGTGGTAAAAAGGTAGCTAAGTTATATAAAGAACTTGGTGTTGTTGATATGGAATCGCTAAAAGCGGTTTGTGAGGAAAATAAAGTACAAGCTTTAGCAGGTTTCGGTAAGAAGACAGAAGAGAAAATATTAGAAGCAATCGATCAAGTAGGATCTCGTCCAGAGCGTTTACCAATCGCAATGGTATTGCCTATTGCCGGGGAAATAGAGGAGAAATTGTCGAATATTGCTGAAGTAATTCGTTTCTCTCGCGCTGGTAGTTTGCGCCGTGTTCGTGAAACAGTGAAAGATTTAGACTTTATTATTGCAACGACAGAACCAGCTGCAGTACGTGAACATTTACTACAGTTTGATAATATGATTGAAGTAATCGCAAGTGGAGATACGAAAGTTTCTGTCCGTCTTCAATATGAATATGATATTTCAATCGATTTCCGCTTAGTAAAACCAGAAGAGTTTATTACAACTCTTCATCATTTTACAGGATCAAAAGACCATAACGTAAAAATGCGTCAAATCGCAAAAGATAAAGGCGAGAAAATTAGTGAGTACGGTGTAGAAAACTTAGAAACAGGCGAAGTGAAAACATTTGAGACGGAAGAAGAATTCTTTGCTCATTTCGGTCTTCCATTTATCCCGCCAGAAGTGCGTGAAGATGGAAAAGAAATTGAATTAATTAAAGAATATCCAAACTTAATTCAGTTCTCTGATATACAAGGTGATTTACATATGCATACAACATGGAGTGACGGTGCTTTTTCAATTGAGGAAATGGTACAGGCGTGTCGTGCTCGTGGATATAAGTTTATGGCAATTACTGACCACTCACAATACTTGAAAGTGGCGAATGGTTTAACGAAAGAGCGCCTTCGTGAACAAGCGAAAGAAATTGAACGCATGAATGAAAAGTATCCAGACATTACAATTTTACGCGGAATTGAAATGGATATTTTACCAGACGCAACACTTGATTTTGATGATGAAGTATTAGCAGAATTAGATTACGTCATTGGAGCGATTCACTCTAGTTTCTCACAAGACCGTGAGACGATTATGAAACGTCTTCGCGCTGCGCTAGAGAATAAGCATGTCACAATGATTGCCCATCCGACAGGACGTCTTCTTGGACGCCGTGAAGGATACGATGTAGATACAGATTTATTAATCGAACTCGCAAAAGAAACAAATACAGTTTTAGAATTAAATGCGAATCCAAATCGTTTAGATTTAAGCGCGAAATTATTAAAACAAGCACAAGATGCTGGTGTGAAAGTAGCGATTAATACGGATGCTCATACACTTGAAATGTTAGAAGATATGGAAACAGGTGTAGCGGCAGCACGTAAAGGTTGGATTCAAAAAGATAACGTGATTAACACGTGGGATATTGAACGTTTATTAGACTATATTAAACGTAATAAGTAA
- a CDS encoding CvpA family protein codes for MIDIIIILLLVMGFFLGLRRGFILQLVKLTSFIIAYLVAYWYCKDLAPALAKFIPYPFDKNVSVPEWIDANNIETVFYQALAFIILFIITKIALSLLGNLLNMFAEIPVLKQVNAFAGAILGFLEVYIILFVLIIIGNILPIEQLQTPLQKSSISKIIVDDTPILSEKVKELWQTGSRV; via the coding sequence ATGATTGATATTATTATCATTTTACTGCTTGTTATGGGATTTTTCCTCGGCTTACGCAGAGGGTTTATTCTGCAACTTGTAAAGTTAACAAGCTTTATTATCGCATACCTTGTTGCATACTGGTACTGTAAAGATTTAGCGCCAGCACTTGCGAAATTTATTCCGTATCCATTTGATAAAAACGTATCTGTTCCAGAATGGATTGATGCAAATAATATTGAGACAGTATTTTATCAAGCGCTTGCGTTTATCATATTGTTTATTATTACAAAAATTGCACTTTCACTACTTGGTAATTTGTTAAATATGTTTGCAGAAATACCGGTTTTAAAGCAAGTCAATGCGTTCGCGGGGGCAATCCTCGGATTTTTAGAAGTATATATTATTTTGTTTGTGTTAATTATTATTGGAAACATTCTTCCGATTGAACAACTACAAACACCATTACAAAAATCATCAATTAGCAAAATAATTGTAGACGATACACCGATTCTCTCTGAAAAGGTGAAGGAACTATGGCAGACAGGTAGCAGAGTATAA
- the zapA gene encoding cell division protein ZapA, translating to MSQQKGKKSRINVEIYGQQYSVVGDESTSHIRMVAAIVDDKMRELNAKNPSLDTSRLAVLTAVNVIHDYIKLKEEHEKLKESMTKKGME from the coding sequence TTGTCACAACAAAAAGGAAAGAAAAGTCGAATTAATGTAGAAATCTATGGTCAGCAATATTCAGTTGTTGGCGATGAAAGTACAAGTCATATCCGCATGGTAGCAGCGATTGTGGATGATAAAATGCGCGAACTCAATGCCAAGAATCCTTCGCTTGACACGAGTAGACTAGCGGTATTGACGGCGGTAAACGTCATACACGATTACATAAAATTAAAAGAAGAACATGAGAAATTGAAAGAAAGTATGACAAAAAAAGGAATGGAATAA
- the rnhC gene encoding ribonuclease HIII: MSNSIVIQTNSTVIEDMKQQYKQSLSPKTPQGGIFMAKVPSCTITAYKSGKVMFQGGRAEAEAARWQTVSQTPKTAVKKSVNSHRYAPPASISTMSIVGSDEVGTGDFFGPMTVVAVYVDAKQIPLLKELGVKDSKNLNDNQITAIAKQLLHVVPYSSLVLHNEKYNELFDKGNNQGKLKALLHNKAITNLLAKIAPTKPEGVLIDQFTQPDTYYKYLAKQKQVQRENVYFATKGESVHLAVAAASILARYSFVKQFDELSKKAGMPLPKGAGKQVDIAAAKLIQKLGKERLPEFVKLHFANTEKALRLLK; encoded by the coding sequence ATGTCAAATTCTATCGTAATTCAAACAAATTCTACAGTAATTGAAGACATGAAACAACAATATAAACAATCTCTTAGCCCGAAAACTCCGCAAGGCGGGATCTTTATGGCAAAGGTGCCATCTTGCACAATTACAGCGTATAAATCCGGAAAAGTAATGTTCCAAGGCGGACGTGCTGAAGCAGAAGCTGCTCGTTGGCAAACTGTCTCTCAAACACCGAAAACAGCTGTAAAAAAATCTGTCAATTCACACCGTTATGCACCACCTGCTTCCATCAGTACAATGTCGATCGTAGGATCCGATGAAGTGGGTACTGGTGATTTCTTCGGACCGATGACAGTCGTTGCTGTATATGTCGATGCAAAGCAAATTCCACTACTAAAAGAGCTTGGTGTAAAAGACTCTAAAAACTTAAATGACAATCAAATTACTGCCATTGCGAAACAACTTCTACATGTTGTTCCTTATAGCTCTCTCGTTCTTCATAATGAAAAATATAACGAACTATTTGATAAAGGAAACAACCAAGGTAAGTTAAAAGCTCTACTACATAATAAAGCTATTACAAACTTATTAGCAAAAATCGCACCTACAAAACCTGAAGGCGTCTTAATCGATCAATTCACACAACCTGATACATACTACAAATATTTAGCTAAACAAAAACAGGTACAGCGTGAAAATGTTTACTTCGCGACGAAAGGCGAAAGCGTCCATTTAGCAGTAGCTGCTGCCTCTATTTTAGCTCGTTACTCATTCGTAAAACAGTTTGACGAACTAAGCAAAAAAGCTGGTATGCCACTTCCGAAAGGTGCTGGTAAACAAGTTGATATTGCAGCCGCTAAATTAATTCAAAAGCTTGGTAAAGAACGATTACCTGAGTTTGTGAAACTGCATTTCGCTAATACGGAGAAGGCGCTTCGCTTACTAAAATAG
- a CDS encoding YuzL family protein — MSKKVKKDHSRSDLGSPEVEGQGTTTHETGSHKVPSSNKKQKRS, encoded by the coding sequence ATGAGTAAAAAAGTGAAAAAAGATCATTCAAGATCGGACCTAGGTTCTCCAGAAGTAGAAGGACAAGGAACGACGACACATGAAACAGGTTCTCATAAAGTACCTTCATCAAATAAGAAGCAGAAACGAAGTTAA
- the asnS gene encoding asparagine--tRNA ligase, with protein MENTLVKSLYRDTDKYAGQTVQVSGWIRNLRDSKAFGFIELNDGSFFKSVQIVFDTELDNFKEIAKLPLSSSVKVEGKVIATPGAKQPFEIKAEKIDIEGLSDSDYPLQKKRHTFEYLRTIAHLRPRTNAFSATFRVRSIAAFAIHQFFQERGFVHVHTPIITGSDTEGAGEMFRVTTQDLNNVPKGEGGQVDESKDFFGKETNLTVSGQLNAEAYALAFRDVYTFGPTFRAENSNTTRHAAEFWMVEPEIAFAELGDVMNLTEDMLKYAMKYVLEHAPEEMEFFNSFVDKTVLERMNNVINSDFGRITYTEAIKVLQESGADFKYPVEWGIDLQTEHERYLSEEIFKRPVFVTDYPKDIKAFYMRLNDDGKTVAATDLLVPGIGELIGGSQREERMDVLVDRIKELGMNEEDYWWYLELRKYGGTKHAGFGLGFERFLMYITGMANIRDVIPFPRTPGSSEF; from the coding sequence ATGGAAAACACATTAGTAAAAAGTCTGTATAGAGATACAGATAAATACGCAGGTCAAACAGTACAAGTATCAGGGTGGATTCGTAACTTACGTGATTCAAAAGCATTTGGTTTCATCGAATTAAACGACGGTAGCTTCTTCAAAAGCGTTCAAATCGTTTTCGATACAGAATTAGATAACTTCAAAGAAATTGCAAAACTTCCACTTAGCTCTTCAGTTAAAGTAGAAGGTAAAGTAATTGCAACGCCTGGAGCGAAGCAACCATTTGAAATTAAAGCAGAAAAAATTGATATCGAGGGCTTATCAGATTCTGATTACCCACTTCAAAAGAAACGTCACACGTTTGAATACTTACGTACAATTGCTCACTTACGTCCAAGAACAAATGCATTCTCTGCAACGTTCCGCGTACGTTCTATTGCAGCATTTGCGATTCACCAATTCTTCCAAGAGCGTGGATTCGTACATGTTCACACACCAATCATTACTGGTAGTGATACAGAAGGTGCGGGCGAAATGTTCCGCGTAACAACGCAAGATTTAAACAACGTACCAAAAGGTGAAGGTGGACAAGTTGATGAATCAAAAGACTTCTTCGGCAAAGAAACAAACTTAACAGTAAGTGGACAGCTGAACGCTGAAGCGTATGCATTAGCATTCCGTGACGTATACACATTCGGACCTACATTCCGTGCAGAAAACTCAAACACAACTCGCCACGCTGCTGAGTTCTGGATGGTTGAGCCTGAGATTGCATTCGCTGAACTAGGTGACGTAATGAACCTTACAGAAGATATGCTGAAATATGCAATGAAATACGTATTAGAGCATGCACCAGAAGAAATGGAATTCTTCAACAGCTTCGTTGATAAAACAGTTTTAGAGCGCATGAACAACGTAATTAATTCTGACTTCGGTCGTATCACATATACAGAAGCAATTAAAGTGCTTCAAGAGTCAGGTGCTGACTTCAAATACCCAGTAGAATGGGGTATTGACTTACAAACAGAGCATGAAAGATACTTATCAGAAGAAATCTTCAAACGCCCTGTATTCGTAACTGACTATCCGAAAGACATTAAAGCATTCTACATGCGCTTAAATGACGACGGTAAAACAGTAGCTGCTACTGACCTTCTAGTTCCTGGCATCGGCGAATTAATCGGCGGAAGCCAACGTGAAGAAAGAATGGACGTTTTAGTAGACAGAATTAAAGAATTAGGTATGAACGAAGAGGATTATTGGTGGTACTTAGAACTTAGAAAATACGGCGGTACAAAACACGCTGGATTCGGTCTAGGTTTCGAGCGCTTTCTAATGTACATCACTGGCATGGCTAACATCCGTGACGTAATTCCATTCCCAAGAACTCCAGGTTCTTCTGAATTCTAA